The following are encoded together in the Deltaproteobacteria bacterium RIFCSPHIGHO2_02_FULL_44_16 genome:
- a CDS encoding TIGR00268 family protein encodes MALRRRLQGLESAVVAFSGGVDSALLTVVAFEELKDRMIAILGVSPSVPQRDRRAARAFCERRMIPFQEINTEEFRDPQYLANPHNRCFFCKQSLYQLLRQFADKNGYHAVIDGTNISDISGHRPGREAARKEGVLEPFIEVGFTKDDIRTSARELQLEMADKPAMACLASRVETNIPVVPELLVRIDDAENFLRDLGCQQVRVRHHGVIARIEVPVDEMEHLFHFRNQIIEKFRLLGWQRISLDLQGYGVR; translated from the coding sequence TTGGCACTAAGACGGCGCCTCCAAGGTTTAGAGAGCGCCGTTGTTGCGTTTTCAGGCGGTGTCGACTCTGCTCTGCTTACTGTTGTTGCTTTTGAGGAATTGAAGGATCGAATGATTGCAATTTTGGGAGTTTCTCCTTCTGTTCCACAACGAGACCGGAGAGCGGCGCGTGCATTTTGTGAGCGTCGTATGATCCCTTTTCAAGAGATCAATACTGAAGAATTTCGAGACCCTCAGTATTTGGCAAATCCCCATAACCGTTGTTTTTTTTGTAAACAATCTCTCTATCAACTCCTTCGACAATTTGCAGATAAAAATGGCTATCACGCCGTGATCGATGGGACAAATATCTCAGATATTTCCGGTCATCGACCCGGAAGAGAAGCCGCACGCAAAGAAGGAGTTTTGGAACCGTTTATTGAAGTTGGTTTCACCAAAGATGATATACGAACCTCTGCTCGAGAACTTCAGCTTGAAATGGCGGATAAACCAGCCATGGCATGTCTTGCATCTCGTGTTGAAACCAATATTCCCGTGGTGCCAGAATTACTTGTGCGTATTGATGATGCCGAGAATTTTTTGCGCGACCTGGGATGTCAGCAAGTACGTGTGAGACATCATGGAGTCATTGCTCGTATTGAAGTTCCTGTTGATGAAATGGAACATCTTTTTCATTTCAGAAATCAAATTATCGAAAAGTTTCGTCTTTTGGGATGGCAGCGTATCTCGCTGGATCTTCAGGGTTATGGAGTTCGCTAA